From the Oleiharenicola lentus genome, one window contains:
- the trpE gene encoding anthranilate synthase component I has product MQVTPTRDTFLELSRQGNVIPVCADLLADLETPVSAYAKLRGAGPAFLLESVEGGENVSRYSFIGCNPRKILSARAGEGDPLKLLEAELAGYKPVAVPGLPPFTGGAVGYLGYEFIHGVEKTVPLAAKDELGVPAMWFMLCDSVLAFDRAHQTMRLIVNAHVRGDAGAAYDAACAELERMRAALARPTPLAPAILGTTGPVQVPAGNFSKDAFEKMVDDSKEFIRSGDIFQIVLSQRFSREFNRTPLDLYRALRTVNPSPYMFILETEGFALVGASPEVHVRLTGRKVEIRPIAGTRPRGKTQAEDVALEQELLADEKEKAEHLMLVDLARNDIGRVSTYGTVKVPEFMIIERYSHVMHIVSQVEGQLAPERTAFDLMRATFPAGTVSGAPKIRAMQLIAEKEGTQRGSYAGALGYFSYDGNLDSCITLRTALVKDGLVHIQAGAGVVADSVPSAEYQETINKASALFKAIALADQMS; this is encoded by the coding sequence ATGCAAGTCACTCCCACCCGCGACACTTTCCTGGAACTCAGCCGGCAGGGCAACGTCATCCCGGTCTGCGCGGATCTCCTCGCCGACCTTGAGACGCCCGTCTCGGCCTATGCCAAACTACGTGGCGCAGGCCCGGCCTTCCTGCTGGAATCGGTCGAAGGGGGCGAAAATGTCTCCCGCTACAGTTTTATCGGCTGCAACCCGCGAAAAATCCTCTCCGCCCGAGCCGGGGAGGGTGATCCGCTGAAGCTGCTCGAGGCTGAACTCGCCGGCTACAAGCCTGTCGCCGTGCCCGGCCTCCCGCCCTTCACCGGGGGTGCCGTGGGTTATCTGGGCTATGAGTTCATTCACGGCGTCGAGAAAACCGTCCCCTTGGCCGCAAAGGATGAACTGGGCGTGCCCGCGATGTGGTTCATGCTGTGCGACTCGGTCCTGGCCTTCGACCGTGCGCATCAGACGATGCGGCTGATCGTCAATGCCCATGTCCGCGGCGATGCCGGGGCCGCGTACGATGCCGCCTGTGCCGAGCTGGAACGCATGCGCGCGGCCCTCGCCCGCCCCACTCCGCTCGCTCCGGCCATTTTGGGCACCACCGGCCCGGTGCAGGTGCCCGCCGGCAACTTCTCGAAGGACGCCTTCGAGAAAATGGTCGATGACTCCAAGGAGTTCATCCGCTCCGGCGACATCTTCCAGATCGTGCTCTCGCAGCGCTTTAGCCGGGAGTTCAACCGGACCCCGCTCGACCTCTACCGCGCCCTGCGCACGGTCAACCCGTCGCCCTACATGTTCATTCTGGAGACGGAAGGCTTCGCGCTCGTCGGTGCTTCGCCCGAAGTTCATGTGCGCCTGACCGGCCGGAAGGTCGAGATCCGCCCCATCGCCGGCACCCGCCCGCGCGGCAAGACGCAGGCCGAGGATGTCGCTCTTGAGCAGGAATTACTGGCCGACGAAAAGGAAAAGGCCGAGCACCTCATGCTCGTGGATCTCGCCCGCAACGACATCGGCCGGGTCAGCACCTACGGCACAGTGAAGGTGCCCGAATTCATGATCATCGAGCGCTACTCCCATGTGATGCACATTGTGTCACAGGTGGAGGGACAACTTGCGCCAGAACGCACCGCTTTTGACCTGATGCGCGCTACTTTTCCGGCCGGCACGGTCAGCGGTGCTCCAAAAATTCGCGCGATGCAGCTGATTGCCGAAAAAGAAGGCACGCAAAGGGGCAGCTATGCCGGCGCGCTCGGTTATTTCAGCTACGACGGCAACCTAGACTCCTGCATAACTCTTCGCACGGCATTGGTTAAGGACGGGCTGGTGCATATTCAGGCAGGTGCTGGTGTGGTCGCCGATTCAGTGCCCTCCGCCGAATACCAAGAGACCATCAACAAGGCCTCAGCGCTCTTCAAAGCCATCGCTTTGGCGGACCAGATGTCATAA
- a CDS encoding sigma-70 family RNA polymerase sigma factor, whose protein sequence is MGLTLRPEITPAAPAPVSEFDQASPVDRRDERSNLQLYLNEIRQTPLLTVEEEIKLAARIKRGDKAARDHMIKANLRLVVKIAYDYNQMGLPLMDLISEGNLGLIKAVERFDPAKGGKLSTYAAWWIKQSMKRALANQSKTIRLPVHLVDKISRMRKMIAKLTEELGREPENEEIAAELQIPTAKVALLKTVSVRPASLDAPVGEDDGSATLGDLVGDDAAVSPFEGLGEKSLKEDLKAMVNSLDPREASIIRLRFGLDGEKELTLEEVGKKFKVTRERIRQLEYLALAKIRRQMQKHDKIRTTDEIEEERFAEERAAAIRGLVAKQTEEFA, encoded by the coding sequence ATGGGACTGACGCTGCGCCCGGAGATCACGCCCGCAGCCCCTGCTCCGGTTTCCGAATTTGACCAGGCCTCTCCGGTGGACCGCCGTGACGAACGCTCGAATCTTCAGCTTTATCTCAATGAAATCCGCCAGACTCCCCTGCTGACCGTGGAGGAGGAGATCAAGCTCGCCGCTCGCATCAAGCGGGGCGACAAGGCGGCCCGCGACCACATGATCAAGGCCAACCTGCGCCTCGTCGTGAAGATCGCCTACGATTACAATCAGATGGGCCTCCCGCTCATGGACCTGATCAGCGAGGGCAACCTCGGCCTCATCAAGGCCGTCGAGCGCTTCGATCCCGCCAAGGGCGGTAAGCTCTCCACCTACGCCGCCTGGTGGATCAAGCAGTCCATGAAGCGCGCCTTGGCCAACCAGTCCAAGACCATCCGCCTTCCCGTCCACCTCGTGGACAAGATCTCCCGCATGCGGAAGATGATCGCCAAACTCACCGAAGAACTCGGTCGCGAGCCCGAAAACGAGGAGATCGCCGCCGAATTGCAGATCCCGACCGCGAAGGTCGCGCTCCTGAAGACCGTGAGTGTCCGCCCGGCCTCGCTCGACGCCCCCGTCGGAGAGGATGACGGCTCCGCCACGCTCGGGGACCTCGTTGGTGACGATGCCGCCGTCAGTCCCTTCGAAGGTCTGGGCGAAAAGAGCCTCAAGGAAGACCTCAAGGCCATGGTCAACTCCCTCGACCCGCGCGAAGCCAGCATCATCCGCCTGCGCTTCGGTCTCGATGGCGAGAAGGAGCTGACCCTCGAGGAAGTCGGCAAGAAATTCAAAGTCACCCGCGAACGCATCCGCCAGCTCGAGTATCTCGCTCTCGCCAAGATCCGCCGGCAGATGCAGAAGCACGACAAGATTCGCACGACCGACGAGATCGAAGAGGAGCGCTTCGCCGAAGAGCGCGCCGCTGCGATTCGCGGTCTCGTGGCCAAGCAAACCGAAGAATTTGCCTGA
- a CDS encoding glycoside hydrolase family 27 protein, producing the protein MRNLLVALCLVTSAFAQKFEGLVKTPPMGFNTWNTFASNIDEFMIKETADAMIKNGMRDAGYVYIVLDDTWSAMERDKDGNLQAHPVKFPSGMKALGDYLHARGFKFGIYGCAGKKTCAGYPGSWGHEFQDAKKFAEWGVDYLKYDWCQSGDANAKDAYTRMRDAIYAAGRPIVFSICEWGNSKPWEWAKDVGHLWRTTGDITDCYDCTQRWERGWKVILDLQHSLVQPADGQNNGIGAFAGPDHWNDPDMLEAGNEGLSFAESRAHFSLWCILAAPLMAGNDVRKMTPEINALLIDREALAVNQDSLGKQGWRFRAEKGREIWVRELAGGEWAVALLNSGDEAADLEIDFGHGWWFIGGECTVRDIWDKQDVGTTAKVFKKHLASHDVAFLRLKPLKK; encoded by the coding sequence ATGAGAAACCTGCTCGTTGCCCTCTGCCTCGTCACGTCGGCCTTTGCCCAGAAGTTTGAGGGGCTCGTGAAGACTCCGCCGATGGGTTTCAATACTTGGAACACGTTCGCGAGCAACATCGACGAGTTCATGATCAAGGAGACCGCCGACGCCATGATCAAAAATGGCATGCGCGATGCGGGATATGTTTATATCGTGCTTGATGACACATGGTCGGCGATGGAGCGCGACAAGGATGGCAACCTCCAGGCCCACCCCGTGAAGTTCCCGAGCGGAATGAAGGCGCTCGGTGACTATCTCCATGCGCGGGGTTTCAAGTTCGGCATCTACGGGTGTGCGGGCAAAAAGACCTGCGCCGGTTATCCGGGCAGTTGGGGACACGAATTTCAGGACGCCAAGAAGTTCGCGGAATGGGGCGTGGATTACCTGAAATACGATTGGTGCCAGTCGGGCGACGCCAATGCCAAGGATGCCTACACCCGCATGCGCGATGCGATTTACGCGGCCGGCCGGCCCATTGTTTTCAGCATCTGCGAGTGGGGTAATTCGAAGCCTTGGGAATGGGCCAAGGACGTGGGGCACCTCTGGCGCACCACGGGCGATATCACCGATTGCTACGACTGCACGCAGCGCTGGGAGCGCGGCTGGAAGGTGATTCTCGATCTCCAGCACTCGCTGGTGCAGCCGGCCGACGGGCAGAACAATGGCATCGGTGCCTTTGCCGGTCCGGATCACTGGAACGACCCCGACATGCTGGAGGCCGGCAACGAGGGACTGAGCTTTGCCGAGTCACGCGCGCACTTCAGCCTTTGGTGCATCCTCGCCGCGCCGCTGATGGCCGGCAACGATGTGCGCAAGATGACGCCCGAGATCAACGCCCTGCTCATCGACCGCGAAGCCCTGGCGGTTAATCAGGATTCGCTGGGCAAACAGGGTTGGCGGTTCCGGGCCGAGAAGGGCCGGGAAATCTGGGTGCGCGAACTCGCGGGCGGCGAATGGGCGGTGGCTCTGCTCAATTCCGGTGACGAAGCCGCCGACCTGGAAATCGATTTCGGACACGGCTGGTGGTTCATCGGCGGCGAGTGCACAGTTAGGGATATCTGGGACAAACAGGACGTCGGCACCACGGCCAAGGTCTTCAAGAAGCATCTCGCTTCCCACGACGTGGCCTTTCTGCGGTTGAAGCCGTTGAAGAAGTGA
- the rpsA gene encoding 30S ribosomal protein S1, protein MSSLMQELLAQSTFDKLKTGTIVPGVITEIRANEVVVDIGGKAEGVIPANEFSDLGELQIGSTIEVILEKLEDKEGNPVLSYEQAQQKKNWENILSKCQEGAIVPGRVKTKVKGGLIVSIGVDSFLPASHIDIQPPKNLDQYVGQTYDFKVLKINHERKNIVLSRRELIEEQRVTKRRDLLEKLQPGQVRKGVVKNITDFGAFIDLDGMDGLLHITDMSWGRIGHPSELLKQGEEIEVMIIDINREKERVSLGLKQTKNNPWDNIDHKFPVGSKIHGKVVNLVPYGAFIELEPGVEGLVHITEMSWTKRITKPSELLKVGQELDAVVLGIQKDEQKISLGLRQLEPNPWDMVRHNYPVGARVRGKVRNMTTYGAFIELEEGIDGMVHVSDMSWTRKINHPSEMLKKGDEVDAIVLDVDAGQQRISLGMKQLATDPWTDIDSFFRIGDVVQGTISKVTTFGAFVELKDGIDGLVHISQIQEDRVDKVKDVLKPGQQVSARVIKIDREARRIGLSIKAANYSAEQLAQETATYEQFSKSSGATDLTNLGDIFDEAAKKE, encoded by the coding sequence ATGAGTTCGCTAATGCAGGAACTGCTCGCGCAGAGCACGTTCGACAAACTGAAGACCGGCACGATTGTCCCCGGTGTCATCACTGAAATCCGCGCCAACGAAGTCGTCGTCGATATTGGCGGCAAAGCGGAAGGCGTCATCCCCGCCAACGAGTTTTCCGATCTCGGTGAACTCCAGATCGGTTCCACCATCGAGGTCATCCTCGAGAAGCTCGAGGACAAGGAGGGCAACCCCGTCCTCTCCTACGAGCAGGCCCAGCAGAAGAAGAACTGGGAGAACATCCTCTCGAAGTGCCAGGAGGGCGCCATCGTCCCCGGCCGCGTGAAGACCAAGGTCAAGGGCGGCCTGATCGTCTCGATCGGTGTCGATTCCTTCCTCCCGGCCTCGCACATCGACATCCAGCCTCCGAAGAACCTGGATCAATACGTCGGCCAGACCTACGACTTCAAGGTTCTCAAGATCAACCACGAGCGGAAGAACATCGTGCTCTCCCGCCGCGAGCTCATCGAGGAGCAACGCGTCACGAAGCGCCGCGACCTGCTCGAGAAGCTCCAGCCCGGCCAGGTCCGCAAGGGCGTGGTCAAGAACATCACCGACTTCGGCGCGTTCATCGACCTCGACGGCATGGACGGCCTGCTGCACATCACCGACATGAGCTGGGGCCGCATCGGCCACCCGTCCGAGCTGCTGAAGCAGGGCGAGGAGATCGAGGTGATGATCATCGACATCAACCGCGAGAAGGAGCGTGTCTCCCTTGGCCTCAAGCAGACCAAGAACAATCCCTGGGACAACATCGACCACAAGTTCCCGGTTGGTTCCAAGATCCACGGCAAGGTGGTCAACCTCGTGCCCTACGGCGCCTTCATCGAGCTCGAGCCCGGCGTCGAGGGCCTCGTGCACATCACCGAGATGTCCTGGACCAAGCGCATCACCAAGCCCTCCGAGCTGCTCAAGGTCGGTCAGGAGCTCGATGCGGTCGTCCTTGGCATCCAGAAGGACGAGCAGAAGATCTCGCTCGGTCTCCGTCAGCTGGAGCCGAATCCGTGGGACATGGTCCGCCACAACTACCCGGTGGGCGCCCGCGTCCGCGGCAAGGTGCGCAACATGACCACCTACGGCGCCTTCATCGAACTCGAGGAAGGCATCGACGGCATGGTGCACGTCTCCGACATGTCCTGGACCCGCAAGATCAACCACCCGTCCGAGATGCTCAAGAAGGGCGACGAAGTGGACGCGATCGTGCTCGACGTGGACGCCGGCCAGCAGCGCATCAGCCTCGGCATGAAGCAGCTCGCCACCGATCCGTGGACCGACATCGACTCGTTCTTCCGCATCGGCGACGTCGTGCAGGGCACCATCTCCAAGGTGACCACCTTTGGCGCCTTCGTGGAGCTGAAGGACGGCATCGACGGCCTCGTGCACATCTCGCAGATCCAGGAAGACCGCGTGGACAAGGTGAAGGACGTGCTCAAGCCCGGCCAGCAGGTGTCCGCCCGCGTCATCAAGATCGACCGCGAGGCGCGCCGCATCGGCCTCTCGATCAAGGCCGCCAACTACTCGGCGGAGCAGCTCGCGCAGGAAACTGCGACCTACGAGCAGTTCTCCAAGAGCTCCGGCGCCACCGACCTCACCAACCTCGGCGACATCTTCGACGAGGCCGCGAAGAAGGAATAA
- a CDS encoding agmatine deiminase family protein, whose translation MIQSKIENQKSKVKTPAQLGFQMPAEWEPQAAVWLSWPHNRATWPSQFRPIPYVFAEIVKQISRFQPVRINCAAKLQPRAKRLCAKAGADMSRVKFHNHPTNDTWCRDHGPIFVKHRRTGEVAVTDWVHNAWGGKYPPYDLDNKIPPSIALALKLRRFENDMVLEGGSIDVNGAGLLLTSEQCLLNKNRNPRLFRSDIEQNLRDYLGVEQILWVGEGIVGDDTDGHIDDITRFYKADGFITCVEPNRRDPNHRLLAENLERLRGFRTPVGKKFDIVELPMPKPFGFHGQQVPASYANFLIINGAVLVPQFRQPKRDAAACEIIGNCFPGREVVPIDCYHLIWGLGTLHCISQQQPA comes from the coding sequence ATGATCCAATCGAAAATCGAGAATCAAAAATCGAAAGTCAAAACCCCGGCGCAGCTGGGGTTTCAGATGCCCGCCGAGTGGGAGCCGCAGGCGGCCGTCTGGCTTTCGTGGCCGCACAACCGCGCGACCTGGCCAAGTCAGTTTCGCCCGATTCCCTACGTGTTTGCGGAGATCGTGAAACAGATCAGCCGTTTCCAGCCGGTGCGCATCAACTGCGCCGCCAAGCTGCAGCCGCGCGCGAAACGTCTCTGCGCGAAGGCCGGGGCGGACATGTCACGCGTGAAATTCCACAACCACCCGACCAACGACACTTGGTGTCGCGACCACGGACCGATCTTCGTGAAGCACCGGCGCACGGGCGAGGTGGCGGTGACCGATTGGGTGCACAATGCCTGGGGCGGCAAATATCCGCCCTACGACCTCGACAACAAGATCCCTCCGAGCATCGCACTCGCCCTCAAGCTGCGCCGCTTCGAGAACGACATGGTGCTCGAGGGCGGTTCGATTGATGTGAATGGCGCGGGCCTTTTGCTCACCAGTGAACAGTGTCTTTTGAACAAGAACCGCAATCCGCGGCTTTTCCGCAGCGACATCGAGCAGAACCTGCGCGACTACCTTGGCGTCGAACAGATTCTGTGGGTGGGCGAGGGGATCGTGGGTGACGACACCGACGGCCACATCGACGACATCACACGTTTCTACAAGGCCGACGGATTTATTACGTGCGTGGAGCCGAACCGGCGCGATCCCAACCACCGGCTGCTCGCGGAAAATCTCGAGCGCCTGCGCGGTTTCCGCACGCCGGTCGGAAAGAAATTCGACATCGTGGAGCTGCCGATGCCAAAGCCGTTTGGCTTCCACGGCCAGCAGGTGCCCGCGAGCTACGCGAATTTTCTCATCATCAACGGCGCGGTGCTCGTGCCGCAGTTTCGCCAGCCGAAGCGCGATGCCGCCGCCTGCGAAATCATCGGGAACTGTTTCCCCGGCCGCGAGGTCGTGCCCATTGACTGCTATCACCTGATCTGGGGTCTCGGCACCCTGCACTGCATTTCCCAACAGCAACCCGCCTGA
- a CDS encoding carbon-nitrogen hydrolase — protein MKTTIGLLQHACTRDPAQNLKKTLALAEQAAKRGAKIICTQELFRSQYFCQSEDHANFLLAEAIPGPSTAAFQKLAKKHKVVIVASLFEKRAGGLYHNTAVIIDADGKLLGIYRKMHIPDDPLYYEKFYFTPGDTGFRAWQTKYGKIGVLICWDQWYPEGARLTALQGAEILFYPTAIGWHPKEKAKYGANQHGAWETIQRAHGVANGCFVAVTNRIGTETPVGGDGIQFWGQSFVAGTSGEILAKASTDKEEILLVPVDLGSVDTTRTHWPFLRDRRIDAYGDITKRYID, from the coding sequence ATGAAGACGACCATCGGACTGCTCCAGCACGCCTGCACGCGTGATCCGGCGCAAAATTTGAAGAAAACCCTGGCCCTGGCTGAACAGGCGGCGAAGCGAGGCGCCAAGATCATCTGCACGCAGGAGTTGTTCCGCTCCCAATACTTCTGTCAGAGCGAGGACCACGCGAACTTCCTGCTGGCCGAGGCGATTCCCGGGCCCAGCACGGCGGCTTTCCAGAAGCTCGCGAAGAAGCACAAGGTGGTGATCGTGGCCTCGTTGTTCGAGAAACGCGCCGGTGGGCTCTACCACAACACCGCCGTGATCATCGATGCGGACGGCAAGTTGCTCGGCATCTACCGGAAGATGCACATCCCCGACGACCCGCTCTACTACGAGAAGTTCTACTTCACGCCCGGCGACACGGGCTTCCGCGCGTGGCAGACGAAATACGGCAAGATCGGCGTGCTCATCTGCTGGGACCAGTGGTATCCCGAGGGCGCGCGTCTCACGGCGCTGCAGGGCGCCGAGATCCTTTTTTACCCAACCGCGATCGGCTGGCACCCGAAAGAAAAAGCCAAATACGGCGCCAACCAGCACGGCGCGTGGGAAACCATCCAACGCGCGCACGGCGTGGCCAACGGCTGTTTCGTCGCGGTGACCAACCGCATTGGCACGGAGACGCCGGTCGGCGGCGACGGCATCCAGTTCTGGGGACAGAGTTTCGTGGCCGGCACCAGCGGGGAGATCCTCGCCAAGGCATCCACGGACAAAGAGGAAATCCTGCTTGTGCCCGTGGACCTCGGCAGTGTGGACACCACGCGCACGCACTGGCCGTTCCTGCGCGACCGGCGCATCGACGCCTACGGCGACATCACGAAACGCTACATTGACTGA
- a CDS encoding response regulator transcription factor, producing MCAEPRPLIVVVEDELELAQLIAQHLEEAGMNVQTYQRVAPALRFLQNNFANLILLDVNLPDGNGFELIKELKAQDINTPVIFVTANTHDEAKIQGLNLGGDDYITKPFSYTELVARIRAVLRRTEGHTDFNVTKNLRTIDGPFEFLGAKVHPERLEIEFPNGTTFKTGRKELGIIAYLHLHRNIVITRKELIHSVWGIHADIRSRSLDQYIVKVRAAFDKNGVSLDCFKTVHGIGYIFEPPASAS from the coding sequence ATGTGCGCTGAACCCCGCCCCCTGATCGTCGTGGTCGAAGATGAACTGGAACTCGCCCAACTGATCGCGCAACACTTGGAGGAGGCGGGCATGAACGTGCAGACCTACCAGCGCGTCGCGCCGGCCCTGCGTTTTCTGCAGAACAATTTCGCGAACCTCATTCTACTCGACGTCAATCTGCCCGACGGCAACGGCTTCGAACTCATCAAGGAACTCAAGGCGCAGGACATCAACACGCCGGTTATTTTCGTCACCGCGAACACGCACGACGAAGCCAAGATCCAGGGCCTGAACCTCGGCGGCGACGACTACATCACGAAACCGTTCAGCTACACGGAACTGGTCGCGCGCATCCGCGCCGTGCTGCGCCGCACCGAGGGCCACACGGATTTCAACGTCACCAAGAATCTCCGCACCATTGACGGTCCCTTCGAATTTCTTGGCGCCAAGGTCCATCCCGAGCGGCTGGAAATTGAGTTTCCCAACGGCACCACCTTCAAGACCGGCCGCAAGGAACTGGGCATCATCGCCTATCTTCACTTGCACCGGAACATCGTGATCACGCGCAAGGAGCTGATCCACTCCGTCTGGGGTATCCACGCCGACATCCGCAGCCGCTCGCTCGACCAATACATCGTCAAGGTGCGCGCCGCCTTCGACAAGAACGGCGTCTCCCTCGACTGCTTCAAGACCGTCCACGGCATCGGCTACATCTTCGAGCCACCGGCTTCCGCCTCCTGA
- a CDS encoding 5'-3' exonuclease, producing MAKWLLVDGYNMAFRAFYGMPELTRADGFPTGALHGWVKTMWKLQDQEKPDAMLVFFDLGGSQDRLALHPEYKAQRKETPEPLEKQIPVIKELTRAMGLVGVELDGVESDDLLAAQARVLAAAGHDVLIVSADKDFAQCVNDRIKILSPPPTANPKLGWRLMDAAAVVEKFGVPPAQIAEYLALIGDTSDNIPGIDGVGPKTAAKWFAEFKTLEGIIAAAGSLKPERFREVVIRDAERLRVNLKLTTLSDKPVLPQVNQGEPQVAKLLQLLEAMEMKSTLTEAQKRYSGQAELF from the coding sequence ATGGCGAAATGGCTGCTGGTTGACGGATACAACATGGCGTTCCGGGCGTTCTACGGGATGCCCGAACTGACTCGCGCGGATGGGTTCCCGACCGGTGCCCTGCATGGCTGGGTTAAGACCATGTGGAAGCTGCAGGACCAGGAAAAGCCCGACGCCATGCTGGTCTTTTTCGACCTCGGCGGCTCACAGGACCGGCTGGCCCTGCATCCGGAATACAAGGCCCAGCGCAAGGAAACGCCCGAGCCGCTGGAGAAGCAGATTCCCGTCATCAAGGAACTGACGCGGGCGATGGGACTGGTGGGCGTGGAGTTGGACGGCGTGGAGTCGGATGATCTGCTGGCCGCCCAGGCGCGCGTACTCGCCGCCGCCGGGCATGACGTGCTGATCGTGAGCGCCGACAAGGATTTCGCCCAGTGCGTGAACGACCGCATCAAAATCCTGTCTCCGCCACCGACGGCCAACCCGAAGCTCGGCTGGCGCCTGATGGACGCGGCTGCCGTGGTCGAGAAGTTTGGCGTGCCCCCCGCGCAGATCGCCGAATACCTCGCGCTCATCGGGGACACTTCCGACAATATTCCCGGCATCGACGGGGTGGGGCCGAAGACGGCGGCGAAGTGGTTCGCCGAGTTCAAGACCCTCGAGGGCATCATCGCCGCGGCCGGCTCACTTAAGCCTGAGCGTTTCCGCGAAGTTGTGATCCGGGACGCGGAGCGGCTCCGCGTGAACCTCAAGCTGACCACGCTGAGCGATAAGCCGGTGCTGCCGCAGGTGAACCAGGGAGAGCCGCAGGTGGCGAAGCTGCTTCAGTTGCTCGAAGCGATGGAAATGAAATCCACGCTCACCGAGGCGCAAAAGCGCTACTCCGGGCAGGCGGAGCTGTTCTGA
- the menB gene encoding 1,4-dihydroxy-2-naphthoyl-CoA synthase, producing MAIAWKSVKTYTDILYHKAGGIARITINRPEKRNAFRPLTVVEMHEALLDAREDPKIGVVLLTGAGPAKDGKYAFCAGGDQSVRGHGGYIDDAGVPRLNILDVQKLIRSMPKVVIALVAGYSIGGGHVLHVICDLTIAADNAIFGQVGPKMGSFDGGYGSSYLARLVGQKKAREIWFLCRQYNAAEAMAMGLVNKVVPVAELENEGVTWAKEILERSPLAIRCLKSAFNAELDGLTGVQELSGNATMLYYMTEEAKEFSTAQREKRKPKAEQFPWLP from the coding sequence ATGGCCATTGCTTGGAAATCCGTCAAAACCTACACCGACATCCTTTATCACAAAGCCGGCGGCATCGCCCGCATCACGATAAATCGGCCGGAGAAGCGCAACGCGTTCCGCCCGCTGACCGTCGTGGAAATGCATGAGGCCCTGCTGGACGCCCGCGAGGACCCCAAGATCGGCGTGGTGCTTCTGACTGGCGCGGGTCCGGCCAAGGATGGCAAATATGCCTTCTGCGCGGGCGGGGACCAGTCGGTGCGGGGCCATGGCGGCTACATCGACGACGCTGGCGTGCCGCGGCTCAACATCCTCGATGTCCAGAAGCTCATCCGCTCGATGCCCAAGGTCGTCATTGCGCTCGTGGCCGGCTATTCGATCGGTGGCGGCCATGTGCTGCACGTGATCTGCGACCTCACGATCGCCGCGGACAACGCGATCTTCGGCCAGGTCGGGCCCAAGATGGGCAGCTTTGACGGCGGATACGGCTCCAGCTACCTCGCCCGGCTCGTCGGCCAGAAAAAGGCCCGCGAGATCTGGTTCCTCTGCCGCCAATACAACGCCGCCGAGGCAATGGCGATGGGCCTCGTGAACAAGGTTGTGCCGGTGGCCGAACTCGAAAACGAGGGCGTCACCTGGGCGAAGGAAATTCTAGAGCGCAGCCCGCTCGCCATCCGTTGCCTGAAGTCGGCCTTCAACGCGGAACTCGACGGCTTGACCGGCGTGCAGGAACTTTCCGGCAACGCCACCATGCTCTACTACATGACCGAGGAAGCGAAGGAGTTCAGCACCGCGCAGCGCGAGAAGCGCAAACCCAAGGCCGAGCAGTTCCCCTGGTTGCCGTGA